A region of Myxococcus stipitatus DSM 14675 DNA encodes the following proteins:
- a CDS encoding LVIVD repeat-containing protein, with protein sequence MAVPPRRLQLVRPCQLLAGASARNDDTPTSESAGATSTALPLLSERAIPVGMPVDLDVAQGHAYVVSITREGRTGGLSVFDVTNPRNPILKTTLSRPEDDGGTSVRAKGPALYIAHERGTRVYDISRPTDPVLLRTLSTGELGTWMALVEGDRLYSLVPGAGIQVHDVTDPLNPTPLAVVDTPEDAARGGPEDFVVDQGRLYLSDALAGYCVLDIRNLEDVRLLGQYRPSSLGDGHHSAVGLFEGRRIAFEAGERPAPHVRVLDVTEPANITKLGEFRLQQSSSIQNLLLRGDRLHVAWNEEGLRVLDVSNPSLPREVAHGHVDARPQNTVGLHLPGDGHAYVVDAARGLLIFEDLQQ encoded by the coding sequence ATGGCGGTCCCCCCGCGCCGACTCCAGCTCGTCCGCCCCTGTCAGTTGCTCGCCGGCGCCTCCGCGCGCAACGACGACACGCCGACGTCGGAATCCGCGGGCGCCACCTCCACCGCCCTCCCCTTGCTCTCCGAGCGCGCCATCCCCGTGGGGATGCCCGTGGACCTGGACGTCGCCCAGGGCCACGCCTACGTCGTCTCCATCACCCGGGAAGGCAGGACCGGAGGGCTCAGCGTCTTCGACGTGACGAACCCTCGCAATCCCATCCTGAAGACCACCCTCAGCCGGCCGGAGGACGACGGCGGAACGTCCGTCCGAGCCAAGGGCCCCGCGCTCTACATCGCCCACGAGCGGGGGACACGCGTCTATGACATCTCCCGGCCCACCGACCCCGTCCTCCTGCGCACCCTGTCGACGGGAGAGCTGGGCACCTGGATGGCACTCGTGGAGGGCGACCGGCTCTACTCCCTGGTCCCGGGCGCGGGCATCCAGGTCCATGACGTCACCGACCCGCTGAACCCCACGCCGCTCGCCGTCGTCGACACGCCGGAGGACGCGGCACGAGGCGGGCCGGAGGACTTCGTCGTCGACCAGGGCCGCCTGTACTTGAGCGACGCGCTGGCGGGGTACTGCGTCCTGGACATCAGGAACCTGGAGGACGTCCGGCTGCTGGGCCAGTATCGCCCCTCGAGCCTCGGCGACGGCCATCACAGCGCGGTGGGCCTCTTCGAGGGAAGGCGCATCGCCTTCGAGGCGGGCGAGCGCCCCGCGCCCCACGTCCGGGTGCTCGACGTCACAGAGCCCGCGAACATCACGAAGCTGGGTGAGTTCCGCCTGCAGCAGTCCTCCTCCATCCAGAACCTGCTGCTGCGCGGCGACCGCCTCCATGTCGCCTGGAACGAGGAAGGGCTGCGGGTGCTCGACGTGTCCAATCCCTCTCTCCCCCGGGAAGTGGCCCACGGCCACGTGGACGCGCGCCCCCAGAACACCGTCGGACTCCACCTCCCCGGTGATGGCCATGCCTACGTCGTGGATGCCGCACGAGGGCTGCTCATCTTCGAGGACTTGCAACAGTAG
- a CDS encoding LVIVD repeat-containing protein — MAAPPRRFGVFLAALLVTLLPACDDPKPSPPDAGPYVWDGTYEELEDRGEWLDPGRPLAPCTFDTRNATGSSCEDLARFDTSACSPAALAAVPLEGIYQSSLRTVRPLEDGGTRASATSIGFRLQDSAATSTMHDSPLLHQDTRGGRFIVTGRHPYDETMITTLVGCQTPAPHIITGCYARCRDNRLAASGTFEARRLARQHGEPESSGGMTLVAERPVSLGMPVDVYVTQGHAYVVSVLRPGRVGGLSVFDVANPRNPILRTTISLPGDSYWNGVWAKGHALYIASGDRGTLVYDISQPADPLFVRALTTGPENVTHTVLVDGDRLYSMSPMTGTFVYDLTTPLDPVLRTVISFPEEIGQDGPHDAFAYENRLYLSHASGRYIIADVSNLDEVRLLGQYDGRQWAHHNAVGTFAGKTLAFEAGEFTGSHLRVLDVTDPARIALIGEFRMRQVPSIHNLILRGHRLYIAWYHEGLRVLDVSNPTRPKQVAHYHTYREEDPHRGDSLFEGTIGIRVPGDGYIYVVDTSRGLLVFNEL, encoded by the coding sequence ATGGCAGCTCCCCCGCGACGCTTCGGTGTCTTCCTCGCAGCCCTGCTGGTCACCCTCCTCCCCGCCTGCGACGACCCGAAGCCGTCCCCGCCCGACGCGGGTCCGTATGTCTGGGATGGCACCTACGAGGAGCTCGAAGACCGCGGAGAGTGGCTCGACCCGGGCCGCCCCCTCGCGCCGTGCACCTTCGACACCCGCAACGCGACCGGAAGCTCCTGCGAGGACCTGGCGCGCTTCGACACGTCGGCGTGCTCCCCGGCGGCGCTCGCCGCGGTTCCCCTGGAGGGCATCTATCAGAGCAGCCTCCGCACGGTCCGGCCACTCGAGGATGGTGGGACCCGGGCCTCGGCCACATCCATCGGCTTCCGTCTTCAGGACAGCGCGGCGACCAGCACGATGCATGACAGCCCCCTCCTCCATCAGGACACGCGCGGAGGCCGATTCATCGTCACTGGGAGGCACCCGTACGACGAGACCATGATCACCACCCTGGTGGGCTGCCAGACGCCCGCCCCGCACATCATCACCGGCTGCTATGCCCGTTGCAGGGACAACCGGCTCGCCGCCAGCGGAACGTTCGAGGCGCGCCGCCTCGCCCGGCAACATGGCGAGCCCGAGTCCTCGGGAGGCATGACCCTCGTCGCCGAGCGTCCCGTCTCCCTGGGCATGCCCGTGGACGTCTATGTCACCCAGGGCCACGCCTATGTCGTCTCCGTCTTGCGGCCTGGAAGAGTGGGAGGGCTCTCCGTCTTCGATGTGGCGAACCCCCGCAATCCCATCCTGCGGACCACCATCAGCCTGCCCGGCGACAGCTATTGGAATGGCGTCTGGGCCAAGGGACATGCCCTCTACATCGCGAGCGGAGACCGCGGGACGCTCGTCTATGACATCTCCCAGCCCGCCGACCCGCTCTTCGTCCGCGCCCTGACGACGGGCCCCGAGAACGTCACCCACACCGTGCTCGTCGACGGAGACCGGCTCTACTCCATGTCCCCGATGACGGGCACCTTCGTCTATGACCTCACCACACCCCTGGACCCGGTGCTGCGCACGGTCATCTCCTTCCCGGAAGAAATCGGGCAGGACGGGCCCCATGACGCCTTCGCGTACGAGAACCGCCTGTACCTCAGCCATGCATCGGGCAGGTACATCATCGCGGACGTCTCCAACCTGGATGAAGTCCGGCTGCTGGGCCAGTACGACGGTCGCCAGTGGGCCCACCACAACGCGGTCGGCACCTTCGCGGGGAAGACCCTCGCTTTCGAGGCCGGCGAGTTCACCGGCTCCCATCTGCGCGTGCTCGACGTCACGGACCCGGCTCGCATCGCGCTGATAGGCGAGTTCCGCATGCGGCAGGTCCCCTCCATCCACAACCTGATTCTGCGCGGCCACCGGCTCTACATCGCCTGGTACCACGAGGGCCTGCGCGTGCTGGACGTGTCCAATCCCACCCGGCCCAAGCAGGTGGCCCACTACCACACGTACCGGGAGGAGGACCCTCACCGGGGAGACAGCCTCTTCGAGGGCACCATCGGCATCCGCGTCCCCGGGGACGGTTACATCTACGTCGTGGACACGTCCCGGGGCCTGCTCGTCTTCAACGAACTCTAG